A genomic window from Silene latifolia isolate original U9 population chromosome 11, ASM4854445v1, whole genome shotgun sequence includes:
- the LOC141614321 gene encoding uncharacterized protein LOC141614321 produces the protein MWSLDAGFKDIVKSVWSKHVNDTLMFQLVTKLKNLKKPLKELNRNRFSDIEKSVGVAKAILEDLQIQMHREPTDFHILAAESEASETYKHLCKDFFRTGKLLKQVNTTTLTLIPKVTNPVSVIEFRPIACCNTVYKAIAKVIFSRLNKICQLLSVKIKREQMLQAFKFPQKLIELVMSCVTSPIYSLAVNGSNFGFFPGKRGLRQGYPLSSLLFTLCMEYLSWILGVISYQEGFRFHPLCRHTRLNHHLLFAYGLLMFCKGTKTSIMWILRSLSTFFNASSLTMNKDKTEIYLNGVPSNVIDNILQVLGFHQSRLPFKYLGVPISAKKLTKTEGMKLNDKIVARIKGLGNRHLSAWRLILVQSVLTSLHAYWAKNFFPT, from the exons ATGTGGAGTCTGGATGCTGGATTTAAGGATATTGTGAAGTCTGTATGGAGCAAGCATGTGAATGACACCCTCATGTTTCAACTTGTTACTAAGTTAAAGAATCTGAAAAAACCTTTGAAGGAACTGAATAGGAACAGATTCTCTGATATAGAGAAATCTGTTGGGGTTGCTAAGGCCATTTTGGAAGATCTACAAATTCAAATGCATCGGGAACCTACTGATTTTCATATCCTGGCTGCTGAGAGTGAGGCCTCAGAGACTTATAAGCACCTGTGCAAA GATTTCTTTAGGACTGGTAAGCTACTTAAGCAAGTAAACACTACAACTCTTACCCTCATCCCTAAAGTTACTAATCCTGTAAGTGTGATTGAGTTTAGACCAATAGCTTGCTGTAATACAGTCTATAAAGCTATTGCTAAAGTGATTTTTAGTAGACTTAACAAAATTTGCCAACTTTTATCAGTGAAAATCAAGAGGG AACAAATGCTTCAAGCTTTTAAATTCCCTCAGAAGTTAATTGAACTGGTTATGAGTTGTGTGACTTCTCCTATATATTCCCTGGCTGTTAATGGTAGTAATTTTGGGTTCTTTCCTGGAAAGAGAGGATTAAGGCAAGGATATCCTTTGTCCTCTCTCCTTTTCACTCTATGCATGGAGTACTTATCATGGATTTTGGGAGTGATCTCTTATCAAGAGGGGTTCAGATTCCATCCTCTTTGTAGGCACACTAGGTTAAACCACCATTTGCTATTTGCATATGGCCTACTCATGTTTTGCAAAGGGACTAAGACCTCTATCATGTGGATTTTAAGAAGCTTATCCACATTCTTTAATGCATCTAGTTTGACTATGAATAAAGATAAGACTGAAATATACTTGAATGGGGTGCCTTCCAATGTTATTGACAATATCCTCCAAGTACTTGGTTTTCATCAGAGCAGGCTTCCTTTCAAGTACTTAGGGGTACCAATTTCTGCAAAGAAACTCACAAAAACTGAGGGGATGAAGCTGAATGATAAGATAGTTGCAAGGATTAAAGGATTGGGAAATAGGCATCTCTCAGCATGGAGATTGATCCTGGTGCAATCAGTTCTGACCTCTCTTCATGCTTACTGGGCTAAAAATTTTTTTCCTACCTAA